The genomic DNA CGTTTCTTTGGCCGTTGTGCCACAAGATCTCTTTTTAGAATTAATGTTGTGTggtgattttctttttcctctttaatTGTATTGGGGTACTAAAAACGCACCACAAAATACCAACATTGAAATTTGCTTGCAGTGCAAGTCTACCAAATATGGATAAATATCGGAGCACTAAGTTTACTCTCAATTCACAAAAGTGTGTAATTAAAAACTGCAGAAAGGGGATGAGGTCTTTGTAAAATATGGATGTATGTAGAGCGTGGCATGTTTGAGTTATTGGTGTGAAGAACTGGAATGACCATTGTCAAATATTAATCTGTATTCTATACTTCttgttattatcatcatttaTATTATAGTTGTTcttattattgttgttattgttgttgttatggtGTGCTGTGTCTACAAGGTGTTTAAAGAGTTGAAATccgtccaaaaataagggccTCGTTACAAAAACTATCTGGGTAACTACTTTACATACAACATGGAAATGGTAGCATTGGAGAGAACAGATCAGAGGGAGAGAAAATAATGCCCAAACGCAAAGGGTTTGGAGCCTCTACTCGCCTTCTTGGGCATGGGTTAACGTATACAGGAAAATAGTATTTGAATAGAGAGTACTATTTATCGATATATAATcatctttttggttttttcCACAAAGCGCTATTTGCTATCATGATTCGTAGGACGGTATTTACCACCAGAAATTCAAACGGTCTTGTTTGGGGTGGGGGTGGGTGGGAGTGGGGGGCGGGAAGAGGGCGTGTTCGTGGAACTTGGCCTTGAAGACCTGCAAAGCGTGGTTGGGTTGAGTTGGGTGGGAAAAAGACAGCGATGATGGGCAAGACCGTCAGAATGTTCACCGGTAAAAATCAGCTGGGGACACATTCTCTTTGACCATCGACTGAAAAAGGATCATCAAGGCGACTACAGAAATGGAGGGCCACACAAATCTCAAGCGTTTTCAAGTTCACCGAGTGTAATGGTAATCATAGGAATAACCATAATACATAAATTCGCCATAATCCTTATCAAAAAGTTAGGGAATGGGGCAGGAAATCATATTTAGAGGAAACATAACTTCCTTTTATTGGTTTTGAGGAGTATTACCTTTCTCTATTTTTTCTGGTTGCGCACCCCACTACAAAAGCCACAAAATGAAGGATACGAAAAGTAATTCATTAGTCTAAGAGCTTGATATGACTTGCATCAGTAGCAATAAAAATGATAGTAGCAATAGCTATAATAGTGGTGGGATGGTAGTAGCGTCAACACAACTGATAATAATGAAAGTAAGAAAGGAGTATAGTATTGTTCTGCAAAAATGACCAGGATATtaaaataaactttttttcaattcgaCTGTCTTCTTGCGAACAAGAATATATATCATTGGATAAGGTTCAATCTTACTCTGGGGAGttttctaatctttttttctcgtcattgtacatttgaaaaacacaaagaaTGGTTTGGTTTTCGACAGATTTATGAAACAGGGGGGAATTTGGAACGGCCTTTGCGGCGGTGGAACATGAAATGAGTTGTGGAGAGAGAAGACACTCTCTTGGGGATCTAAATATTACACTTGTCATGATGTAACCGAGAAACTCCAAGAAAAACTGCGATTGTGATTAGAAAAGAGTACAGAACACGCAATCAAGGTCGTAAAACATTCGAACAGCCATAAAGGGTGGGGTGAAACCGATACTTTGTCCTGCAACTCTTCAATCTGATCCATGAACTATTATGAATGGTCAGAGAATCATCTCGTCTTGGGACGgtaaaaaatccaaaaaatatacaaaaatactttttaggAGCATTAGTTTAAGAGTGATGGTTTACTATGACCGGTGTGTTTCTTGCCCATGAATAGTTTTGTCTTGCTCACACAGAATTGTGTTGATCCCTCAATTGGCAACTAGAACTCGTTGGTGATACTTCTCATTCCCAGAACTGTTGTTCGAGTTGTTGCCCCCACGACCCGAGTTCAACGTGTCTCCGAGCATACCTTTGTTGGAATCGTCGTTGAAGTTGGGAAAACGGTCTGAGAGCAGATTGCCTGCCAAACTGGAACCAAAGTCCGAGGAGCCATTCAACTCGGAAAAGAACCCACTGCTGCCACGGCTGAATGGAGACGGCTTTGAAGAGAGTCCCACGCTGAGGATGTCCTGAAGAATGGCCTCAGTGTCACTGTCCATACCCGAAGACCACGGATTGTTAGAGCGGTTTTGAGTGAGCCCACTGGAGTTGGCCGAAGATCCTCCAAAACTGTTTTGCTGATGGAAGGCTGATGGGGTGGATCCAATTGTATTGTTAATAGAACCGTTGCTGGAGCCACTCCCACTGGAATTACCACCACTTCCAGACCGATCTGGGAACAGTGGAAAGAAGTAGGAGTCGGGGTTGCTATTAATATTGTTGCGACTGTTGCCGAAATTCATGTTATTGGCCGAATGCGGATGGGTGGGAGGCGACACTTGAGAATGATGAGAAGGTTGTTGGGAGGGGTGGTTGAAGAAACCGTTGCTACTGGAATTGGTCAAAGGCCGAAAACCCGCGTTGTTTCCCACTGCACCGTTTATTCTCATCGGGGTGCTGTTGTATTGGCTACCCACGgagttttgtttttgtaaaGCGCGCTGCTTTATGTAATTGGAGAACTCCGTTGGAGACATTCGGTTTGTCTTTTTCCCATTAGTTTTGAGCTTGGTGGAACCAAATTTTGTCTGGGCGAATGTCCCTGCCGTGTAAGTTACTGGTTGATGGTGAGGACGAGGTTGGAATGGAGTGAACCCAGTATTGCTGCCCACCGGATTTCCGCTTAGCCCACTTGGACCATTACTAAGTCCAGGCGGAGGACCATTATTATGCAAGGCATGGCTATTACCTCCTCCGTTGCCGCCACCTGCACTTCCAGTGCCACTTGCATTACTGTTGGGTCCATTTCCTCCAGCCCCTCCATTATTTAGGTTCATCgagttgctgttgctgctcgTGCTGTGTACGCCCTGATTCAGGACAGGTGGACCACCTTGGCTCTGCTGAGAGTTGATTGATGGTGGGACAGGAGGGCCAACTGACGAGTTGTGGTTGCAAGACAGGGCACTCATGGCAACGTTCAAGTTGTCCAAGGGCAAGAATCCGGCAATCTCAGCATTCAAGTCATCGGAGGCACCACTGGAGGTGGAAGACGAGGTTTGAAGACCCGGACTAATACCTCCGTAGCCGGATCCATTACTCCCGTTGTTACAGGGAGGTCCATCTCCAACGAGAACGATGGGGTCATTCTTGGAGTACAAGATCTTGACGGACCCTTTCTCTCCAATCCGATAACTTACCTCTCCCGGGTCAATCCAGATGGCCAAGTCAGCGGGAAGATTTTCGATGATGTCAGAAAGTGGGTTGCCCGACTCCCTAGCAGCCCGATTCAGAACGGGGTCATTAGGATCAGTGATCCTGAGGCATCGGAAAGCAGATCCTTTGAAAGGCTTGTCTGGATACCAATGATCTTGAAACTTATCGAGCAACGCAGTCTCCAGCTCTTCGCCGAAAAGATTGACACGCCTCCTGGGCAATTTATTGTAAAGGAAGTTCAAGACAAAGTTTTGAGCCACTTTGACCTCCATAGGTACTTGATTGCTCCTGCCACAAACCAAATTGAATGAAGTCAGATTTGTGTGACCCAGCCGACGGGTCAAGATTGTTTCTCGGAAAAGCGTAGGGACAAGAGCAGGAAGTCGATGCTACAAATAGCTTCTGTCTTCGTGGGACCAAAGGACCAAAGACCTTGGCGTTATGACATCCAGCACGTGAGGGGGAGGGCtaaggaggaagagagagagagagagagagctatAGGGGATTTCTGCTTATTGTTATCGAAGTTCTGGCCCACAGCTACCTAGTTCATACAGCACGCTAGCTCAGGACTTCGTCTTTCCTTCCAATTATTGGGAGTCCTTCAGCCGACGCTGTACATAGCTCGGTTGAGAAAGTGTACTGGTGATATTGATTAAATTGACTTACCACTTGGGTCTGGGCACCACTTGAACGATCAACTGTCAACACTGACAAATAGACGGATTTTGACAACGACGAGTGATTCTATCCTTAATCATTCAAGGTCAGGATGCGCCGAGAAGATAATTTGTACTGGGTAGATTTGGTTCAATCACAAATACACGCGGGATCGGAATAAAACGATGGCCTCTTCCACAAATGACCATCTATTCATTCGTCTTCGAAGTTCGATTACCAGGGAAGCAGATGAATGTTTTCTCCAATTGTCCGCGAAGGATAATCCCAGGGTTGATTTGGTTTGTAGTTTCAGTCTTGAATGGTTgtgtaaaaaatgaattcgTCTGAGCTCAAGGATGATCGGAGATAAACTAATTCGAGCAGCAAAGCGAAGAAGTCAGCCCCAGGGCAATGACACGAGCCAATGGTCACCAATCACAGGTATGATCTCAGCACCAAACGAAGACAATTCTTTGGCAGATGACGAGAGCAGTATTGGTGTTCCTTCGGTAAGGCCACACAAGGGTGGGTATGTGAGCTATTCGGATTCGTCGTTTTGGCTTTCCAGGTTGGCGGAAGCAAGTACAGACCAACAATGTTTATTTCAGCGCTTAATGTTGGGTGAGAGCTATTGTATACGAATGATGACAATCGTGAAAGAGCTGAAGATTCCAATCGTTGGGGCTCAAATCCGTCGAAACTCTAATATTGACAAGCGAGGGAAAGGCTTCTTGTGCCCTTGCCTTTCAGGTCGATGGGGATGAGGTGGGTGTGGATGATCTTGTTGTGAAGTATTGCAAATGAGAGTGAGTTGTCACATACGAGAAAGACGCTTTGGGGCGACAATGAAAAAACGATGATGACACTTGAGGTTCACGTTTGGACTCAGACAATTGAGGGGCTCCAACGCCTAGCTGTTCCTTAAGTTTGAATAGAGTTGAGGGTAGGCGTAGGGATTGCAAAAGATGTGGTTAAGTGCCTTGAATGTGGTATCCGGTTGTCGTCACCACCCTGACAAGGAGTTTCGATTCGATCACTTCGAGCAACACAAAGGGTttcgaggtttttttttatcaaagtcCGAGTACAAAATCGACCGCCTATCACGCTTGAAAATCAACTCTCAAAGTTGTTCGTTCTTCTTCATGGCTattatttgaaattgcttcGTCGTCTTCCTTCTTCCACATTCGGAACCGAACTCGGCTACAGTCAGAACCCTACTCGCTTACACTGGCAAGTGTGTCTTCGGGTTGTTGTAGGACAGACGTCCTAGTGGTGGAGAAGGAGAAGTCGAAGGACGACTAGGCATGGAACTACGTGCCTTACATCGAAGCCAACTATGGCAACAACAACGGCGGCGGAGGCGACGACGTTgtcgacgacgacaacaacaacgacaacgaagACCAAGTCCAAGTATGAAAGCTGGGAATGGAATCGACCAAATGTCTTGAGCGCCGCCCAGGAAAACCCATCCAAGAGGTAGAGCAGCGCTGGCATACTGGCTACCTCGTACGTACGTCCACAGCCTTCAGCGAGAACTAGAAGGAGCGTTCTCTTCTTCTGCCTCGGCCTTGCATAAGAAAGGCCGTTCTGAACGGTGTTTGGCCGTGCAATGCATCGGGCGTGAGTAGTAGGCGGCATGCAGGGGGCCAGCCAGGACGCTGGCGTCTTCCCTCACGCCATTCAGCCTACAAACTGTCATTGAAGTAACGCCAAGGACATTGTAGTACAAATGGCCGCTGCCATCCCAACTCAGTTCCCTCCTTGAATTCTCCGTCTCTTTCCAAGTTCTGAAGACAGCAGGCAAGTGTACTAAAGGCCGTGACAGTTGGACCACCTCCCAACAATTCTCGTCGATGCGTTATGATTATGATCAATATGAAAGCGCAGCTAGCTCAGGAGGAAATATTCTGAAAGCAAATTATTGCTCCTTAAATATTCCTCAAATGGGTAGTGAAGGAAAGTAATAGCAAACGGCTTCTTGatcaattcaatattttgataataCAGTACATGTTTTCTGGTTTGTTAAAGGTAAAGGCCAAAAGGATTGGTCCTCATTGAACGCCATTGTTCTGACTTGTTATATCCCAGTAGGTACTTCTCTGTCAAATACAATGCCCAATGATTCGTCATTGACAAATCTTCCTGGCCATGTAGTATATTCGCTTTTGAGTGAATCGAAGAGATGAGGCACACCTCTCTTTGTGACGGCCTTCTGAAGTTTTGTTCTGTCAAGCTCGCCCCCGAGGCGCTCTGGAACAGCTTTTCGAAGTGAAGGCGACGACAGCGCCAGGGGTTTCTCCAGGAGCCCTGCCAAGACCAGACAGACTCTAAGAGGAGAAAGCTTCGCCTCTTTCCAGGCCTCTATGGCCTTCTTCAAGGAGAGAAGAAGGCTTCACGCCAATGTGCTATGGTGAAATAGGAAGCACAGAGGAATAGGCTCTAGGCTCAATGCAGCTCAACCTACCCGACCCTCGAATCTTAGGCCCGGTGCCCATTGGCTACTACTGGACGCACTTCGAACAGATCCGTCCGCCCCCACCTCTGCGGACACTCGTTCGCACGTGACTGGGCCACAAGGCCTACCTACCTACTCTCCTATCTGAAAGGAGAGAaggcaaaagaaaactgcGGAGGTCGACGAGCGAAAATGCGATTTAATATCGAGAGccagatgaaaaggaaaactttGCTTGGGCCACTTGGCTGCTACTTGTCTCATTCTGCTCGCTTTGGACGCTGCTGGACAACAGGGGACAGAGCAAGGCCTCGAAGTCTTACGTACGAACAATTTAAGCTGGCAAAGGCCGGGCCGATGAgtgaaaaaaactttgtcTTTCTACATGCACTCTCGGcttgttttgtttgaaataaGACGAGTAGGAAAATACATGCTTAAGAGAACCTGCCATGGATTAGAATTTACTTCAAGGAGGAAAGAAATAGAAGGAAAATGTAAAATCTGCCTAACAATTTCAGTACTTCACTATCAGCAGTGAGTGGAATTTCTCTCGACTAGAACTAGGAAATGTACTCTCGCACCTCTTCTGTTCCAACGGGATAGTCAATGCGCAATTCCGCATGCCCCAACGTTTTGGAGAACCAGAGACATCACGCATCTTTCGCTGCATTACATGATACTTCTCTCTCAGCCTTCATTCATCATGAATCAGATAAAGTTCAGCAATGAAAGAACGGACGAGGATCTCTAAATCATAAACCGTGTCCAAAAGGATAATGGTCAGCCTTTACCTGCCTGCTTTTTAAAGGATTTAAAGATGCGCGACAAATCGTTCAAGACAATTGAGGTTTGATCTACgtagaccaaatttcaaatacgaTGGCGAAGAGTCTTCTAGAAACCAAAAGAAGCCTTCGTTGTACCTTACCTTCAgaagtttttgctttttacgTGCACTTCTAGAACTAGAATGACGattatttcaattacaatcGCACAAAATGGGTTTCTCTTTGATCAGAATAGAGGGCCACCATGATTTTATTGTTACAAATCACAACCCAAAACGCTAATAATTGGAGGGGAAAAATCCGTTTTTAACAAGAGCTCTTGCCTTTTAGTGGAATTCAGATTTGGTTGACTTAAAGTAGATTAGGAAACGTCAAGACGAACCAAAATATATTCTCCgtgtgttctttttttctgtagGGTACCCAAAAATATTGGACCTTTTCCCATTCTTCTTTAAGACTGACGACCCATTTGAGCTAGGTTCGCAATGcatttctttgcaattttgccaaattttgctGGTCTAGACGACGGGTCTTCGGGTACCAAGCAAGAACGTTCCACTCATTCTCTGCTTGTGTGGACGGAACCATTTTCATTGTAGTTGGGGGGGgagaaaaaagtccaaaaagtgGACGTACACTGCCGACCATGGTGATTAGGATTTTATTCCTTCATCTTGTGACcctttcaaaagcaaataagGATTatcaattttgacgaaatattttgtttgtcAAGGTCGCTATGGCACCGGCTGAAGTACAGATCTCCAATGGGATACCTGTGGCATAAAGGTTCGAAGTTCACTTCACTTAATAGTCATCTTACTGAGGCTATTTGGTGGCTCCACGTGAATCAAACCCAAATAATTGATGGATTTAACTTCCACTGGGATGCAAAGTAATCAATATCTCCTTGAGGCTTGATATCAAGAGCGCGCAGAAATAACGGCAATATGTCATCTGGGATTTGAGGACAAAGCACAACAGCAATGACCATTTTaaacttcaaaaaaaggtttaaaCAAACAACTATAGGAGATGTTCTGCGCCTATCACTCGATGTGGCCTCCTTTGACGACCACTTTAGCCTCTAAACTCCTACGAACTTCCTCTTAGTTGGCATGGGAGAACAGCAGACTACATACTGTCATATTATTATGCTTGGCCGGTGAAGAAGCAACTTATGATGGTTTTACGAAGCGTGTTTTATTTTAGAAAATGAGTACAAATTGCATAGGACCTTGACAGCTGTGCAAGTTAAAATATctatgaattttttttgatttgaattgttgaTTGACTAGTGTTGACCATGGTAATCGTCAAATAACGTTATTGTCGGCCACCCTAAAgatatatctttttttaaagctattaATGTGAAATTTGAAGTGTACTTCAAATTTAACCGTATGATAAGTTCCCCgtgaaatattgttaaatCGAGATTTTTGTTAATTCGAGACCCACAAAATAACAGtagaaaaaaattgatttcccCAGAAGATATTGGTAATTCGAGAATTGTTAAACAGAGGTTCGACTGTTATACGGTTATGTAAATGTACATTATAAATTGACTTTAGATTTGAGACTACACTAGATTTTGGTTTTAACCCAACGAAGTTTCAATATCATGGATCCATCCGAACAATTCGGAAAAAGTGTAAGGGTTTAAATATTGCAGTGTAAAAACACAATGGTGAGATTATCGAATCAAACTAATGTTCTTAGAAACTATTGAAAATCTGAATGTGGGTACTTAAACCCATAACTCATTACGAGAGAATAAAGGAAAAAGTCCGTTGAAAAGTTACTAGAAAGGCGTTATCATTTGCATctaatttcttcattttagaAAATCACATAAAAGCCGGAAGATTAAGATGGAAAATCAATCCTGTAAAATTTATTGACTTTAACACTCACTATTAGGGTTccttccggcgccggggtttgaacccacgacgccaggggagaggattcttgccttgttcacgctgcctcttagatcgctcggctacaccagctccttatTAGCTACAGATTAGAAGTCCAAATatacatattgttcttgatGATGTTCTCGCTTTGACTGGAGT from Tigriopus californicus strain San Diego chromosome 1, Tcal_SD_v2.1, whole genome shotgun sequence includes the following:
- the LOC131887847 gene encoding protein Tob1-like, yielding MEVKVAQNFVLNFLYNKLPRRRVNLFGEELETALLDKFQDHWYPDKPFKGSAFRCLRITDPNDPVLNRAARESGNPLSDIIENLPADLAIWIDPGEVSYRIGEKGSVKILYSKNDPIVLVGDGPPCNNGSNGSGYGGISPGLQTSSSTSSGASDDLNAEIAGFLPLDNLNVAMSALSCNHNSSVGPPVPPSINSQQSQGGPPVLNQGVHSTSSNSNSMNLNNGGAGGNGPNSNASGTGSAGGGNGGGNSHALHNNGPPPGLSNGPSGLSGNPVGSNTGFTPFQPRPHHQPVTYTAGTFAQTKFGSTKLKTNGKKTNRMSPTEFSNYIKQRALQKQNSVGSQYNSTPMRINGAVGNNAGFRPLTNSSSNGFFNHPSQQPSHHSQVSPPTHPHSANNMNFGNSRNNINSNPDSYFFPLFPDRSGSGGNSSGSGSSNGSINNTIGSTPSAFHQQNSFGGSSANSSGLTQNRSNNPWSSGMDSDTEAILQDILSVGLSSKPSPFSRGSSGFFSELNGSSDFGSSLAGNLLSDRFPNFNDDSNKGMLGDTLNSGRGGNNSNNSSGNEKYHQRVLVAN